The genome window GGCGATATGTCTATAGGACGGGCAATGCCTTTAATTAATAGAAATCTTGTTTCTCCGTTCACCGATACTTCCCTTTCGCCTTTAAGTTCTACGTCGCCGTTTGGGAACACTTTTACCACCTGAGCCTGAATCGTCGAATTTATCTGTCCTGATTCCGCTACTCCGCCGCCACCGTTAAAAGTTTCGTCGTTAGAACCTTTATAACCGGTAGGTTTAGAAGTAGAAAGCGTGCCGAAAGCAAACTCTCCGGTACCCGTCGAATTATGCGAAAGAGACGTCCCTGAGGAATCCGAAACCTGCGTCTGGTCGTCAACTATAATAGTTACGGTATCGTTCAGCCTAAAAGCGACGTTATCGGCATAAAGATTAGTTCCGCTTCCCGAACCTGTCCAGAGAGAACCGAGAACCGGCTTAGACTGCAGTCCTCCATTTTTTGCCGTAGGTTTTACATACGTAGGAGGAATCATAGACTTGGGAGGATTAACTCCGCAGCCGGTAAGCATTAGCGGCAATAAACCCGCAAAAAATAAAGTTAATACCAAAAATATTTTTACTTTTGATTTATATTTTATTTGCCTTTTTTTAATATTCATTTACCTTACCTCCGCAGTTTTAGGCGATTTTACCATACATTCCACTATTTCTCCCGATTCCAAATTTTTTACCCTTATTTTTGAATTTAAAGCGCCGGATTGCAGAGCCATGCCTTTTGTTTTTAAAATTAATCCGTTTTCGTCGTAAATTATATTTACCCTGTCGCCGAAGTTTATTATCCTGCGCCTTTCGGTATTTGCATTATTTAAAGCCGACCCTTCGGCAATAAAAAACTTGGCTTCCCTTCCTGCCGCTTTTTTAACGTTTAAAAAATATCCGTCGTTTAAACTCGGAATATTTTTATAAGATATTTTTATCTCGCCGCTTTTTATAATCTGAAATTTTCCGATAGTCTCGGATGCAACGGCGACGGGAGCATAAATAGACGTTTTAAAAGTAGCGGCATCCAAACCCTGCATCTCGCCGTTTTTTTCGTTTATAATTTTTATTAAAGCCGTATGATATCCGGAATATCCGGTATCGGCAATATTTATTCTTAAATTTTTTAAATTAAAATTTTTATAAGGCATATTGAAATGAAAATTACCGAAGTGAAAATACTTTTTAAATTTTAAAGGAACTTTTTTTAAGTAAGCTTTTATTATTAAACGTTTTAGTAAAATATCGCTGCTCTTATTGCCGATGACGGTTGTACCCGAATAAGCCGCCTCCGCATTTTTAATGTTAAATCCGCCGTCCGATAAAACAACTGCCGCGATTAATATCGTTAATGCAAAAATTAATTTCATTCTATCCATCTGTTTATTTTTATTATCTTATTACCTTAGTTATCATATATTATCTGCCTTTATATTTTATTTAACATATTAGTTTAATTTATTTATAATAACTGCATTAATTTATTAAAATTTATTAAGGTATTAAACCGCTCATAGTCTGAAGCATCTGATTTGCGGTCGTAATAGCCTTTGAATCTATGGTATAAGCATTTTGAGCCGTAATCATGTCAACCATCTGCCCTACAAGATTTACGTTAGACATTTCCAAAAACCCCTGCTGGAGCGTTCCAAGCCCGTTTTGATTTGGCGTGCCGACCTGCGGAACGCCTGAAGCCGAAGTTTGAAGATAAAGATTGCTGCCTATGCTGTTAAGTCCCGCCGGATTAATAAAATTTGCAAGACTGATAGTTCCGATTTGCGCAGGATTAGTCTGTCCGGATATTACCGCCGTAACCGTTCCGTTTTCGGAAATAGTTACCGACGTGGCGTTAGGCGGTATTGTAATACTTGGAACCAGAGGATATCCGTTGGCATCTACTAACTGTCCCTGCGAATTAGTATCAAAAGTTCCGTCTCTTGTATATGCCGTTTCGCCGTCTGGCATCTGCACCTGAAAAAAACCCTGACCCGAAATTGCAATATCTAAGGGATTCGAGGTCTGCTGAAGATCGCCCTGCGTAAACTCTTTTTCTATAGAAGACACTTTTGAACCGAGACCTATCTGAATTCCCGTAGGAGACTGGGTATATTCCGAAGAATAAGCTCCGGGAGACTTAATAGTCTGGTAAAAAAGGTCTTCGAAATTGACCCTCGATTCTTTAAAACCGGTGGTATTGGTATTTGCAAGATTATTTGCTATGTTGTCAATTTCTATCTGCTGTCCTTCCATTCCGGTAGCCGCCGTCCATAAAGCTCTCATCTAATGAATAACCTCCGTAATTATATAATTAATCTATATTAATAAATATATTATTTATTATAAATTTTTTAATTTATACCGCCGCTCCGACTGTGTTAATCGCAGTATTATCTACCGTAGAATATGATTTTAACGCCTGCATCATATTGTTATACGTTTCCGAAATATTTATCATCTGCACCATGCCTTTGATTTCGTTTACGTTGGATTCTTCTATATATCCTTGAAGTATATCCGGATTTTGATTTTCGACGGGAGCGCCGGAACTTTTAGTTTCTGAAAACAGTGTGTTTCCGTATTTAGATAAGTATTGCGGGTTTTTAAAATTAGCAATTAATATCGTACCGGAATACATTTCGTTGCCGGTTTGCGGATCGGTAAGACTTATTTCGCCCGAACCGCCGATAGTTACGTCCGAACTTCTTTCGTTAAGAAAGATAGGTTTTTTAAACGTGCTTAAAACCGGATACCCTTCCTGAGTCACAAGCTCTCCCGCCTGATTAAGCGAAAATACGCCGTTTCTAGTATATTTAACGCCTGTCGGAGTTGAAACTACGAAATATCCGCTGCCTTTAATGGCAAGATCAAGCCTGTTGCCCGTTTTTTTTAATGCACCCTGGGACATATTGTTATAAGTATTTAAAACAATAGGATACGCTTTATCGACAAGCGGTTTATTTTCGCCGGATTCGTTTGCGTTTATGGCTTTTTGCGATAAAAATTCGGCGAAATTAACGTTCGTGCTTTTATAACCCGCCGTATTTACGTTTGCAAGATTATTGGTAACGGCAGAAAGTTGTCTTTCTACCGCCAATATTCCGCTCAATGTTATATAAGAACCGCCGTTCATCTTTTAAAACTCCCTATAATTGCAATAATTAAATTAATCTATTAATAAATAAAAAATCTAAACAAAAACTATGCAATATATTAATTAGAAAATATAAATTTTATTATATATAATTCAATGCAATAAACATGCCATAAAAAAAGGAAAAAATTTCCCAAAATAGTTTAATTTCCAGTAAACGCAGGCAGGAGTTGGTAAATAAATAAATCTGACACCTTTAAAAAAAAATTGTTATTGATATAGCGGGCGGGAATGATATACAATATTAATGAATATTATGGATAAAAATAAACTTGCGATAATAATTTCAGAAGACAAGTATTTAGATAATATTGCCGGATTGATAAAAGCGGCGGCGAAAAAGGACGGCGATATATCAGTATCTATTTTTATTACCGATAAAGGCGTTTTTTTGACTGAAAATAAGGAATTTATTTCCCTTTTAAAAGAACTGAACGATATCATAGACAACGTTTCCGTTTGCGAACACTCCTGCAACATAAACGGCGTAGTTTTTCGCGATGAA of Candidatus Acidulodesulfobacterium acidiphilum contains these proteins:
- a CDS encoding flagellar basal body L-ring protein FlgH, which gives rise to MNIKKRQIKYKSKVKIFLVLTLFFAGLLPLMLTGCGVNPPKSMIPPTYVKPTAKNGGLQSKPVLGSLWTGSGSGTNLYADNVAFRLNDTVTIIVDDQTQVSDSSGTSLSHNSTGTGEFAFGTLSTSKPTGYKGSNDETFNGGGGVAESGQINSTIQAQVVKVFPNGDVELKGEREVSVNGETRFLLIKGIARPIDISPANTVLSTQLADERIWINGRGYVNSSQSPNWLYKIMQDIWPF
- the flgA gene encoding flagellar basal body P-ring formation protein FlgA, translated to MDRMKLIFALTILIAAVVLSDGGFNIKNAEAAYSGTTVIGNKSSDILLKRLIIKAYLKKVPLKFKKYFHFGNFHFNMPYKNFNLKNLRINIADTGYSGYHTALIKIINEKNGEMQGLDAATFKTSIYAPVAVASETIGKFQIIKSGEIKISYKNIPSLNDGYFLNVKKAAGREAKFFIAEGSALNNANTERRRIINFGDRVNIIYDENGLILKTKGMALQSGALNSKIRVKNLESGEIVECMVKSPKTAEVR
- the flgG gene encoding flagellar basal-body rod protein FlgG, with the protein product MRALWTAATGMEGQQIEIDNIANNLANTNTTGFKESRVNFEDLFYQTIKSPGAYSSEYTQSPTGIQIGLGSKVSSIEKEFTQGDLQQTSNPLDIAISGQGFFQVQMPDGETAYTRDGTFDTNSQGQLVDANGYPLVPSITIPPNATSVTISENGTVTAVISGQTNPAQIGTISLANFINPAGLNSIGSNLYLQTSASGVPQVGTPNQNGLGTLQQGFLEMSNVNLVGQMVDMITAQNAYTIDSKAITTANQMLQTMSGLIP
- the flgF gene encoding flagellar basal-body rod protein FlgF, with protein sequence MNGGSYITLSGILAVERQLSAVTNNLANVNTAGYKSTNVNFAEFLSQKAINANESGENKPLVDKAYPIVLNTYNNMSQGALKKTGNRLDLAIKGSGYFVVSTPTGVKYTRNGVFSLNQAGELVTQEGYPVLSTFKKPIFLNERSSDVTIGGSGEISLTDPQTGNEMYSGTILIANFKNPQYLSKYGNTLFSETKSSGAPVENQNPDILQGYIEESNVNEIKGMVQMINISETYNNMMQALKSYSTVDNTAINTVGAAV